Proteins found in one Saccharomyces kudriavzevii IFO 1802 strain IFO1802 genome assembly, chromosome: 11 genomic segment:
- the SAP190 gene encoding Sap190p (similar to Saccharomyces cerevisiae SAP185 (YJL098W) and SAP190 (YKR028W); ancestral locus Anc_1.268) → MSGSFWKFGQDYSIESPVSKILNSAFIKIDKDQDERVPTGKIEESIDNDEDKLSNDEDKLSNDDVTSTNKTTNENKEKEEENALPTTESEYENYRPNMEVLDELLDDDELYTELMCSNFKLLIFLKYPEVLSKLIEYVTNERVLDDSPDSIGKPEIIEGVNDQPIPINKEGKNGKEDAEKVRPEEAINDSDNDSGDERSVDSEETSITLPPESEEQVETRRARIAAEILSADVWPISAAIMENKDLLSRLWSILDHLAPLPIPASTYFMKINERLLDMDITGMLEFILSRESLVARFLTHVDNPSLMDFLLKVISTDKPDSPTGVMKILKSQDLIPKLLDHLNPEYGVSTQSAAGDFIKAFVTLSTNSSNELASGIGPNELTRQLVSEEMMEKLINIMLKGGTCLSNGVGIIIELIRKNNSDYDFIQLVYTTIASHPPNDRDPIHLIHLVKLFAEHMPDFASMLNETKLPLMEMPFGEIEPLGFERFKICELIAELLHCSNMTLLNEPNGELIAKGRDVERARELEESLGKERNSSVTENDTAYYDKDCAKEKEVTEKLGTLQINNRDESGEEKPDETQAIQDKLDAKAGEGLENEASGVELYDETLSDTESVRECLREKPLIGDRLKIALEDTKILISILDMFTEFPWNNFLHNVIFDIAQQIFNGPLKTGYNRFLLKDYLVDAYLTRKIVDADKACQDYEKKTGLRYGYMGHLTLVAEEISKFKEYIDEMKLTFCNTAVSDRLEEPFWKEYSETTLADTREKYNTVLGDFGNEQESDDDDVIRNSDSEDIISDAEGKDTYKSGENDDELLSHEHDAGNMDLYYNFHNNDNSEHEEDYAEYSDVDNKNYYNDASADDDDFNDDDSNSKNSNPDLTNNLSQHNDDCEGRNGKNMCSDDNDENRSDKWTSGTSLFPLDHFPSRSQPSDPKLQDQNIFQHQFGFDGVGDDDDYMDPNDDGQSYARPGNPLYTTPKTPPRPKTILFNSLSALDDNDGDQETALDIGVDDRIDNEISSDDEDSEDEDEDNDMASDEGYSLYRSRSKEAF, encoded by the coding sequence ATGTCTGGTTCCTTTTGGAAGTTTGGTCAGGATTACTCGATAGAGTCACCGGTTTCTAAGATTCTAAATAGCGCCTTTAttaaaattgataaagATCAAGATGAACGTGTACCCACGGGGAAGATCGAAGAGAGtattgataatgatgaagataaactttccaatgatgaagataaacTTTCCAATGATGACGTGACTTCTACAAATAAAACTACTAACGAGAATAAagagaaggaagaagaaaatgctcTACCGACCACAGAATCTGAATATGAGAACTATAGACCTAACATGGAGGTCTTGGATGAATTGttggatgatgatgagTTGTACACTGAATTAATGTGTTCTAACTTCAAACTgctgatatttttgaagtaCCCTGAGGTTTTATCAAAGTTGATAGAATATGTTACTAATGAGAGGGTTCTTGACGACAGCCCAGATAGTATTGGAAAGCctgaaattattgaaggTGTCAATGATCAACCCATTCCGATAAACAAGGAAGGAAAGAATGGAAAGGAGGATGCTGAAAAGGTCAGGCCAGAAGAAGCTATAAATGATAGCGATAATGACTCTGGGGATGAAAGAAGTGTTGATTCTGAGGAAACAAGTATCACATTACCTCCAGAGTCTGAGGAACAGGTGGAGACTAGAAGAGCTAGGATAGCAGCCGAGATTTTATCAGCTGACGTATGGCCCATCTCTGCGGCAATAATGGAAAATAAGGACCTCCTTAGCAGATTGTGGTCGATACTAGATCACTTGGCCCCCCTACCTATACCTGCTTCTACATACTTTATGAAGATAAATGAGAGGCTTCTTGATATGGATATAACAGGAATGTTAGAGTTTATCTTGAGCCGAGAAAGTCTGGTTGCAAGATTTTTGACACATGTTGACAACCCATCCTTGATGGACTTTCTTCTGAAAGTCATTTCAACGGATAAGCCGGACTCTCCTACAGGAGTCATGAAGATACTAAAATCGCAGGATTTAATACCCAAACTTCTAGATCACCTTAATCCGGAATACGGTGTTTCTACACAGTCTGCCGCAGGCGACTTTATAAAGGCATTTGTCACATTAAGCACCAACTCCAGTAATGAGCTTGCTTCGGGAATAGGTCCCAATGAGTTGACAAGACAATTGGTATCCGAGGAAATGATGGAAAAGTTAATCAATATAATGTTAAAAGGTGGCACATGTTTAAGTAATGGAGTTGGAATCATAATAGAATTAATCAGAAAGAATAATTCAGATTAtgattttattcaattaGTATACACTACTATAGCAAGTCATCCCCCCAATGATCGAGATCCAATTCACTTGATACATTTGGTAAAATTGTTCGCTGAGCATATGCCTGATTTTGCTAGTATGCTTAACGAGACCAAGCTACCATTGATGGAAATGCCATTTGGTGAGATTGAGCCCCTGggttttgaaagattcaaaatATGTGAGCTAATCGCAGAATTATTGCACTGTTCTAATATGACACTACTAAACGAGCCTAATGGTGAGTTGATTGCCAAAGGGCGTGACGTGGAAAGAGCCAGAGAACTGGAAGAGTCTCTTGGAAAGGAGAGAAATTCATCTGTAACAGAAAATGACACAGCATATTACGATAAGGATTGCGCTAAAGAGAAGGAGGTCACGGAAAAATTAGGTACTCTCCAAATAAATAATCGAGATGAAagtggagaagaaaagccaGATGAAACCCAGGCAATACAAGATAAATTGGACGCGAAAGCAGGGGAAGGACTGGAGAATGAAGCTTCTGGAGTTGAACTGTACGATGAAACTTTGTCTGACACGGAATCTGTGCGAGAATGTTTGAGAGAGAAACCGCTCATAGGAGACAGACTAAAGATTGCTTTGGAAGatacaaaaatattgattaGCATCCTTGATATGTTCACTGAGTTTCCTTGGAACAACTTTTTGCATAATGTTATTTTTGACATTGCTCAGCAAATATTCAATGGGCCACTCAAAACTGGTTATAACAggtttcttttgaaagattatTTGGTTGATGCATACCTAACTAGAAAGATAGTAGATGCCGACAAAGCATGTCAGGACTACGAAAAAAAGACGGGTTTACGCTATGGTTATATGGGCCATTTAACATTAGTCGCGGAGGAAATATcgaaattcaaagaatatatCGACGAGATGAAACTAACCTTCTGCAATACTGCTGTCTCAGATCGCCTTGAAGAGCCGTTTTGGAAAGAATATAGCGAAACAACTTTAGCTGATACTAGAGAAAAGTATAACACGGTCTTGGGAGATTTTGGCAATGAACAAGAAagcgatgacgatgacgtTATAAGAAATTCGGATTCTGAAGATATAATTAGCGATGCAGAGGGCAAAGATACTTACAAAAGTggagaaaatgatgatgaacttCTTAGTCATGAACATGATGCTGGGAATATGGACTTATATTATAACTTTCATAACAACGATAATAGTGaacatgaagaagattatgCAGAGTACAGTGATGTGGACAATAAAAACTATTATAATGATGCCAGTGCcgatgacgatgattttaacgatgatgatagtaattccaaaaattccaaTCCAGACCTTACAAATAATTTATCCCAACATAATGACGATTGTGAAGGTAGAAACGGCAAGAATATGTGTAGTGACGATAATGATGAGAATAGGAGTGATAAATGGACGTCAGGCACCTCATTATTCCCCCTGGACCATTTTCCTAGTAGGTCACAACCTTCAGATCCTAAACTGCAAgatcaaaatatttttcagcaTCAGTTCGGCTTTGACGGTGTCggcgatgatgatgactaCATGGATCCTAATGATGATGGGCAGTCATATGCTAGGCCTGGTAACCCGTTGTACACAACTCCAAAAACACCACCAAGACCAAAGACTatacttttcaattctttatcTGCATTGGATGATAATGACGGGGACCAAGAAACAGCACTAGACATTGGTGTTGATGACCGAATAGATAACGAGATATCAAGCGATGACGAGGActctgaagatgaagatgaagacaatGATATGGCCAGCGATGAAGGTTACTCGTTATATAGGTCAAGGAGTAAGGAAGCTTTTTGA
- the SET3 gene encoding histone-binding protein SET3 (similar to Saccharomyces cerevisiae SET4 (YJL105W) and SET3 (YKR029C); ancestral locus Anc_1.256), whose translation MSVPNSKEQSLLDDASTLLLFSKGKKKPEETSKINSKTDMAECDEDHDREKKGAVAMAAAALATAASVPLPLKKSIKQSVTEIAALTVEKEKSEKQIQWPVPDSFIVDPDAGTITCICDINDDDGFTIQCDHCNRWQHAICYGIKDIEMAPDDYLCNSCDPRKVDIDLARRIQQNRLGVKSTDSSTSPSSSKNNSRDRAPSTTANDGTDSSTIDQENSNHKDKRRKKNSSNHSLDSKNESAPENSSETLASIQKKKEYFLSAKDAYGAIYLPLKKYVFKSELIELFLEKHMDDDWVIQYPYKTFKAISVEIKPYADIAYSKTYPGFTKLGVYLKRSCIKGDFIQEILGELDFHRSYLTDPRNHYRIWGTPKRRVIFHSNWPIYIDARLSGNLTRYLRRSCQPNVELVTLKLQNADHTNDKPNGIKIKFVLRALRDISEDEELYIKWQWDSKHPILKLINGTTVDSLTDLERYGLINSIETILSNGECGCGNNSKDCHLLKVKRYSQTLYKSVKPRIKMNNRYKLNEVLNQYEDKKRREPPILHRLEEKARITIERAPVLLDNFHQQKFLNRNDGVKTSLKDIIVSAEKAHGIAKPFKFNLFTQYSPNVSVPKENEAAGKSFIIKKSSDYDESHITSIEKLPIPIPLLVTKASGQTTSDLDNGQSKNEHTLTRTPSLTGSSNELSREKDNYQAKTKEPMTDNFANSRQELSPESIRHLSDFSSSQLHSKKKLSFADYRKKLLK comes from the coding sequence ATGTCAGTACCTAATTCTAAGGAGCAATCGCTCTTGGATGATGCATCAACATTGTTACTATTTTCTaaggggaaaaaaaagccagaagaaacttcaaaaataaattcTAAAACTGATATGGCTGAGTGTGATGAAGACCATGAtagggaaaagaaaggagcAGTAGCGATGGCAGCGGCAGCATTAGCTACGGCAGCATCTGTTCCTCTACCTTTAAAAAAGTCCATCAAGCAATCGGTTACAGAGATAGCTGCACTCACGGttgagaaggaaaagagcGAAAAGCAAATCCAATGGCCAGTACCTGACTCGTTCATAGTAGACCCTGATGCAGGAACTATTACATGCATATGTGATATaaacgatgatgacggATTTACTATTCAATGTGACCACTGTAATAGGTGGCAACATGCCATTTGCTATGGTATCAAAGATATTGAAATGGCGCCCGATGATTACCTCTGTAACTCCTGCGATCCAAGAAAAGTAGATATTGACCTGGCTAGGCGAATACAGCAAAACAGATTAGGCGTAAAAAGTACAGACTCTTCTACGTCTCCCAGCAGCAGTAAGAATAATAGTCGAGACAGGGCCCCAAGTACAACTGCTAATGATGGTACCGATAGTTCTACAAtagatcaagaaaatagtaACCACAAGGACaaaaggaggaagaaaaactcGTCAAATCATAGCTTAGattccaaaaatgaaagtgCTCCGGAAAATTCTTCTGAGACTTTAGCTAGtatacaaaagaaaaaagaatacttTTTGAGTGCCAAAGATGCGTATGGTGCAATATACTTacctttgaagaaatatgtGTTTAAAAGCGAATTAATCGAAttatttttagaaaaaCATATGGACGATGATTGGGTAATACAATATCCCTATAAAACATTTAAAGCCATTTCTGTTGAAATCAAACCATACGCTGATATTGCTTATTCTAAAACTTATCCGGGCTTTACAAAATTGGGAGTTTATCTGAAAAGGAGCTGTATAAAAGGCGATTTTATTCAAGAGATTTTGGGAGAACTGGACTTTCATAGAAGTTACCTCACAGACCCGCGAAATCACTACAGAATATGGGGCACACCTAAAAGGAGAGTCATTTTCCACTCTAATTGGCCGATATATATAGATGCACGCTTATCAGGGAATCTGACCAGGTATTTGAGAAGGAGTTGCCAGCCAAATGTTGAATTAGTAACCTTAAAATTACAAAATGCGGACCATACGAATGACAAACCTAACggaataaaaataaaatttgtTTTAAGAGCCTTGAGGGATATTTCAGAGGACGAAGAGTTATATATCAAGTGGCAGTGGGATTCAAAACACCCCATATTAAAATTAATCAATGGCACGACAGTAGATTCTCTTACTGACCTTGAAAGATATGGCCTGATAAATTCCATAGAAACAATTTTGAGTAACGGTGAATGTGGTTGTGGAAATAACTCCAAAGATTGCCATCtattgaaagtgaagaGATACTCCCAGACTCTTTATAAATCTGTAAAACCgagaataaaaatgaacaaCAGGTACAAGTTAAATGAAGTTCTCAACCAATACGAGGATAAAAAGAGACGTGAACCACCAATTTTACATAGGCTCGAAGAAAAGGCTAGAATTACAATTGAAAGAGCCCCAGTACTTTTAGATAATTTTCACCAACAAAAGTTCTTAAATCGAAATGATGGCGTCAAAACTTCTCTAAAGGATATTATTGTTAGTGCAGAGAAGGCTCATGGTATTGCAAAGCCCTTCAAGTTCAATTTATTCACACAATATTCTCCAAATGTTTCCGTTcccaaagaaaatgaagccGCGGGAAAATCCTTcattataaagaaaagctCAGACTATGATGAATCTCACATTACTAGTATCGAAAAACTTCCAATCCCGATTCCTTTACTAGTAACTAAGGCATCAGGGCAAACCACGAGTGATCTCGATAATGGACAATCAAAGAACGAACATACGTTGACTAGAACCCCCTCTCTTACAGGTTCAAGTAACGAATTatcaagagaaaaggaTAATTATCAGGCTAAAACCAAAGAGCCTATGACAGACAATTTTGCTAACTCCAGGCAAGAATTGTCACCTGAGAGTATAAGGCATTTGTCTGATTTTTCGTCGTCACAACTacattcaaagaagaaattaagCTTTGCGGATTATAGAAAAAAGCTATTGAAATAA
- the GMH1 gene encoding Gmh1p (similar to Saccharomyces cerevisiae GMH1 (YKR030W); ancestral locus Anc_1.252), with protein MSYLPTYSDDFQTGQQGRRQRSNDNENGQDHGYGQQSVPMVIKRLFKTPRNLDVETASWEMFHLIFHPRKAYRSIYYQRQTKNQWARDDPSFFIFQIVLISISSVTWSIYNSGFKNDGVSMGFFGIMGHFFKSLIMMVVLDFFIFGFIMATIFYVLLNRSYFKFKSSRNTVVEWAYCFDVHCNSFLIILLCLYFIQFLLLPVINLQNWISLLIGNSLYCFAIGHYFILTFYGYNQLPFLKNLNFILLPTLGLSIIYLISLFGIDLSKRLSFYNY; from the coding sequence ATGTCATATTTGCCGACCTATTCCGATGATTTTCAAACTGGTCAACAAGGCCGTAGGCAGCGTAGTAACGATAATGAGAATGGTCAGGACCACGGATATGGTCAACAATCAGTGCCGATGGTAATCAAGAGGCTTTTCAAGACACCAAGGAACTTGGACGTCGAGACTGCCAGTTGGGAAATGTTCCATTTGATTTTCCATCCAAGAAAAGCCTATAGATCGATATACTATCAACGACAAACGAAAAATCAGTGGGCAAGAGATGAtccctctttttttatctttcaAATAGTCCTGATTTCCATAAGTTCAGTTACTTGGTCGATTTATAATTCAGGATTTAAGAATGATGGTGTGAGTATGGGGTTTTTTGGCATTATGggccatttttttaaaagtttaataatgatggttgttttggattttttcatatttggATTCATTATGGCAACGATTTTTTACGTTTTGCTGAATAGATCATACTTCAAGTTCAAATCTAGTCGTAATACCGTGGTGGAGTGGGCTTATTGTTTTGATGTTCATTgtaattcatttttaatcaTCTTGCTGTGCCTGTActtcattcaatttttaCTGTTACCTGTAATTAATCTGCAAAATTGGATTTCCTTACTGATTGGTAATTCGCTATATTGTTTCGCCATAGGtcattattttattttgacGTTCTATGGATATAACCAAttgccatttttgaaaaatttgaacttCATACTTCTACCAACATTAGGATTGTCAATAATCTATCTCATTAGCTTATTTGGCATCGACCTCTCGAAAAGATTGAGTTTCTATAATTATTGA